One region of Bombus affinis isolate iyBomAffi1 chromosome 3, iyBomAffi1.2, whole genome shotgun sequence genomic DNA includes:
- the LOC126914644 gene encoding DNA-dependent protein kinase catalytic subunit-like isoform X3 has protein sequence MSHSLDIFQVYLDALSNILTRLTKNIEKRHYKELYTWVKELSNPQKYSVKKVSMRSAINLLSRHIDLFGDLVYCDYKYWYDLLTNVAQDKNVKCSQCGQYALRKFYRVIGHILKNKSSEDDKKIFLYFKNLFEEQLRSSHHVNSNMLCYIIYGFSQIAAPCKIYLTNNDVKNMFSLIANCAMPLCSRDDIEKIHLESICNYQEALSEIILHTSDLSIDQINIITKLSILLIKRFPEFPVSNQNFAISLLINTIINIMTINRNLLDEFLYNLIYNGVVWTCSHTLFVDAELQRGLNNLLERPLCYKDYLPLWLQLLDQNKYSKDFKYSGETVQYVIDSTMHVGTALIDKLNLGTKAKEDNIFSDAAFSQIAENEADFRTFVNIADLYVDIINSLDTSLFTNTIHKFLLKVISKSHKNHLVSGFYKLVHAISKHICELNSDEIETETLEMLNKYIMNVLNLIPTFSDELLTTCVYLILDIPMLYVEKILNSTIPTFKIAFTVGISDFELACKALNTLEKWTNHFDNQITAMFLQEIVPFLEPYLHSGESSVEFLQDIIKTERKVIKRIILRDDENTLERFQMRVLLFIASLDTNIIMDFIYKKSMNTGATWDKKDLLKYSLTFTDTQVDIHFDKILPRIILLAQNSGDRRTKVIACEVLHSIVMYVLGKTSQYLVSNPDRFVSLYTMLCPALLNLGCDYEEAARQIFYPLMLQLTHWLSSKFMLESLPTTYFLDLLFKGLCDEANSSLREFSGICLGEFIKWSIKQSDNAAISQSNIYKVINKITNFALHPSTSKRIAGATAFNHIYSILREDEKIVSIYWLEILYSFIKSLNGCSDPSIINALNHVERVLIAKKNLLNAEHHNRRKPYEFEGSTLIDAVKWLLTQCGCLDQHCRIKCMELVVKLSEHVADCDSAKTIINNYIDTYGIETFNRIILSELSKIENLPVNGILPFLRSLDCYIWLIKGDLLNIQCLFDNSNSQKDEIFNCARNFIHVINRIKIENKEDNLIILSKEIEDLQTLQCKTILNIFDFTQILLNFDGNFIPDFFFNKDFFELIAKCIMCPQVVGFDLKNLEITEELFVIMGNLLQSIMRKNNISLLHLLKCELLIYVEKHIYDFVVLDNIIYGKKNFTELKQYVRGLNFLDRCNILNQLDKMKELINRQDTVTRIFKALVRESLGELIYVTIKPSGKDYLEILMEFSLIHYEFSMTRMLIEFIENDTMLGSGDKKIKHGVYFFSTFKCEIFRYILKDIEKSIEILNDLLQRDPSTLLMIMEQLFLFVQRYKKEFPDCVEVLVDTVIKKFTIFESVINNLEDRRQKLINILGIAVHLKHKPIEVSSLSKDFYMWILNQLMGNLDIEYKIYILHNFLVCLTDMTDTKPEVLVILRNLKNNRLDVCPNDFSQKNVKALKITNCFHKLVMLLPVTKSVIVFETIILFATGIAKYLCNETTNEYLQKYFDSITTDYAVKSLQTAYKLFMNLTNERFDVLHRFLLPSFEFCKTTEINKFFETNIKEIYTVICQSLVRGTSDTEQLMVSKIGCYDLVAIMFAKLQIWDIDNAESMITRNAIDNVVTGKELLHSLYSNALNVRMLGMYEPELKETTRLLHCSAYNCSIAIVSNIKKDEDAYASIFIENRKKGQLIWENIVDCQKEYNFQQTVAENPKYRKRLVNIRKEIKQRQASSHYSYIYSYDLSSCSLIEDINAYDFNETTVQNKHDSTDKKESMSLTFEIDELNNHECMASICGVLSHMIEEKISVPPTDNIITVPKWLKCFFSSITTTNYDNVRLFMLKVILNMQTVFQPYAKFFLRSIMYVTYSYLKRNQLNYIIVDVIEMLIDWQTSLQRLNDSTFDQNKDEIQQLWETLIQKIIVTKTEKISKSIYNYNMNMVKTVLEIWHPYLKLPKNLNDKMSTAPGATVYLILICFINGMGPDIIQRNDILEFLERSLKKWQDDEETILQCCECYGLILKSLNDDNTLANKRCAIIDTIRSILRQMQTKCENRQMKCIRALCKNYPIAAMDYFDFVKRSIFRVDFQGKSSGLEIFLLCIPNFTTDQIVKELAYMKLHDFLTNKILPCEKITLKIIHSLVHVLPPPNILSFITLVPPYTKHKLSEYRKIAYDIFINIYKKYTGDSSGNNEIKELMQISKEILLNGILDPTETLQEMILNFWTQDAKLTNTCKERLLEAVDIYTPNAGQNFLPFIFLLITDLIKKSNNYTQKIFEPLHDSDYKDYKIALLWRTKNFRSKAPLFVPSLANQMNQTFTQMNTTLSYMSSDFTYTTSHNSQLMLQATQEFDFEPTYVNDTPIAGEDNTSEASKVPQPAYNKKSKRFLSSASDISAAIRQKEIKRNIQHAEMIKEEGVRQRSSVKLYRKYRIGDFPDIEISHATLIEPLQQLAKNDQLICKDLIVNIVCSLIENCRQSSFIEKLVDSMEHIMENEQNSNSTITAILEILLNASITDCSPEIITKASRSNSLNFLGSLVLEENLIHETNIYRPPKKKIRWEHVDDSSSKWLLLTNLYKSMNDVDTVLSIFQNHITNEDMQIASFAQVSNKWERAKLAYEKAYGTESELVKEHCLQGLFECLSNLCSWHEIDRHIKGKLDRNLDNIWNNPWKDWMFPWVFAVHVRKLINEDNTEEFQNDFKIMESWLNDTTKIKHMKRFFGEECSIFFLHNQLEVAREFLLNSSDEIREQWIRLHPLSTQLRICKLQKLRIINDVNKFIKILKSAESSRDLNEILKFWDNSMPSSLDAILPWDKLTSYRTYFINKLLDDKLKEWNESLIQNDSDSDPDENENSIMYRLRTITFDMRLKMVEASINQKNKYIAKNYLRQVEQSIKASSIFFNKFLLFCGKLKYLMGDIETDMKKKLSYYSSSWKHCHDLLRQNSIIDTTIVSSRKQISMIASKIIKFSEENETFAELLRGNTIILKEINAENNELSGIRNTLETYSFNNLKMCCDMTTKNIKECYFSLAKYCYDRLSHGTHDIQLSKEFIHSILKAMSYGSLEAAHYFPCLLKPEYFNDQETRDIFMKEIESIQIWLFLSWQAQLFSHLGTSIAPLIIPVLKRIVETYPNAVIYTFRLTMETNPALLNETSTYEIRQILYNRPEIDRFLTALHYVVKPELYLRHYLIEFRKNLSLGTATAIDTFLKKVYPNLRENKHDPKPGNIFNKIASYKNMIKELENKKTEEIKLCVDRIIEKIKISLIKKDNNKNRLQDYSPWLCNFPERDVEIPGQYTGNRKPMPQYHAKILKFDSTIRVMWSMRKPIRITMIGNDAKDYHFLTKFGEDLRQDQRLQQLFTIMNKTLQIDTACRQRQLSIDTYQVIPLSKTVGLIQWVDNTRSLQELINFTLSKQEIEQYDSISELYQKWIQNVAPSKQLHEKYKEATVKYNASEVTTKMNEFIGKTEWNSLRKTLTVLCPSIESFITMRRNFITSYATMCIAHWILGIGDRHLENTLIVIDSGRCLGIDFGLAFDAGVDQRIPELMPFRLTPQILGLLKPFTEKDLLKTIMIHTLQAVRNEQGPILSCMDVFVHEPLNWTEHVNKALRESEEDVTDVKWVPIRKIEAVKKKLNGIKPSLITLDQLKEQHHDKYFDRYYAIVTGDDDIKRTRAKLNGFLTLEEQIECLLDQATDLNILGRTHVGWKPWL, from the exons ATGTCCCATTCACTTGATATATTTCAAGTATATTTGGATGCTCTTTCAAATATATTGACAAGGCTtacaaaaaatatagaaaaaaggcATTATAAGGAACTATACACATGGGTCAAAGAATTAAGCAATCCACAAAAATACTCAGTTAAAAAAGTTTCAATGAGATCTGCAATTAATTTGTTGTCCAGACATATAGATTTGTTTGGTGATCTCGTTTATTGCGATTACAAATACTGGTATGATTTATTGACAAATGTGGCCCaagataaaaatgtaaaatgtagTCAATGTGGACAATATGCTTTAAGAAAATTTTACAGAGTAATTGGACACATCTTAAAAAACAAATCATCTGAGGatgataaaaaaatattcttg TATTTTAAAAATCTTTTTGAGGAACAATTAAGGAGCAGTCATCATGTAAATTCAAATATgctatgttatattatatatggaTTTAGTCAAATAGCTGCACCATGTAAGATATATCTTACTAATAATGATGTGAAAAATATGTTTTCTTTGATAGCTAATTGTGCTATGCCACTCTGTTCAAG GGATGATATAGAAAAAATACACTTGGAAAGTATTTGTAATTATCAAGAAGCTCTTTCAGAAATAATATTACATACATCTGATCTTTCAATTGATCAAATTAATATAATCACAAAACTTAGTATTCTTTTAATTAAGAGATTTCCTGAATTCCCTGTATCTAACCAGAATTTTGCTATATCCTTATTGATAAAtacgattattaatattatgacaattaatagaaatctgttagatgaatttttatataatttaa TTTATAATGGAGTAGTGTGGACCTGTTCGCATACTTTATTTGTTGATGCTGAATTACAACGAGGATTGAATAATCTGCTAGAACGACCACTGTGTTATAAAGATTATTTGCCTTTGTGGCTACAACTTTTAGATCAAAACAAATATAGCAAAGATTTCAAATATAGCGGAGAAACTGTACAATATGTAATTGATTCAACTATGCATGTGGGGACTGCATTAATCGACAAATTAAATTTGGGCACAAAAGCGAAAGAAGATAATATATTTTCAGATGCAGCCTTTTCTCAAATTGCTGAAAATGAAGCAGATTTTCGAACGTTCGTTAATATCGCAGATTTATACGTCGATATAATTAATAGCTTAGACACCTCTTTATTCACAAATACAATACACAAATTCTTATTAAAGGTTATTAGTAAATCTCACAAAAATCATTTAGTGTCGGGTTTTTATAAATTAGTACACGCAATATCTAAACATATTTGTGAGTTAAATAGCGATGAGATTGAAACAGAAACATTAGAAATGTTAAATAAGTATATAATGAACGTATTGAATTTGATTCCTACGTTTTCCGATGAATTGTTAACTACATGCGTGTACTTAATTTTAGATATACCAATGTTATATGTAGAAAAGATACTGAACAGTACAATTCCAACATTTAAAATTGCCTTTACAGTTGGTATAAGTGACTTTGAATTAGCTTGTAAAGCTTTGAACACATTAGAAAAATGGACAAATCATTTTGATAATCAAATCACAGCTATGTTTTTACAAGAAATAGTACCATTTTTGGAACCATATTTACACAGTGGTGAAAGTTCTGTAGAATTTCTACAAGATATCATAAAAACCGAGCGAAAAGTTATTAAACGAATAATATTAAGAGACGATGAGAACACTTTAGAAAGATTTCAGATGAGAGTTTTGTTGTTTATCGCTTCGCTTGATACAAATATAATAATGGATTTCATATATAAAAAATCTATGAACACAGGAGCTACTTGGGACAAGAAAGACTTACTCAAATACTCATTGACCTTTACTGATACACAAGTGGATATccattttgataaaattttgcCCAGAATAATATTATTGGCTCAAAATTCTGGGGATAGACGGACGAAGGTAATTGCCTGTGAAGTACTTCATTCGATAGTAATGTACGTTCTTGGCAAAACATCACAATACTTAGTATCTAATCCAGATCGATTCGTTTCTCTCTACACAATGTTATGTCCAGCCTTACTAAATTTGGGCTGTGATTACGAAGAAGCAGCGAGACAAATTTTTTATCCTTTAATGCTACAGCTAACTCACTGGTTAAGCTCGAAATTTATGCTCGAATCTCTACCTACTACATATTTTCTGGATTTACTGTTCAAAGGTCTATGTGATGAAGCCAATTCGTCTCTTAGAGAATTTTCTGGAATATGCTTGGGCGAATTTATTAAATGGTCCATAAAACAGTCTGATAATGCTGCAATAAGTCagtcgaatatttataaagtcataaataaaataacgaatttTGCTCTGCATCCTTCTACCTCTAAACGAATAGCAGGCGCAACGGCTTTTAATCATATTTATAGCATTCTACGTGAAGATGAGAAAATTGTATCTATATATTGGTTGGAAATTTTATACAGTTTCATTAAAAGCTTGAATGGTTGTAGTGACCCATCAATCATTAATGCTCTTAATCATGTTGAGAGAGTTCTAATAGCAAAGAAAAATCTGTTAAACGCAGAACATCATAATCGTAGGAAACCTTATGAATTTGAAGGTTCAACTTTAATCGATGCTGTAAAGTGGTTGCTCACACAATGTGGTTGTTTAGATCAACATTGTCGGATAAAATGTATGGAACTAGTCGTAAAACTTTCTGAACATGTAGCAGATTGTGACTCAGctaaaacaataataaataattatatcgatacATACGGAATTGAAACGTTTAATCGTATAATTTTAAGTGAATTGTCAAAAATAGAAAATCTACCTGTTAATGGCATACTGCCTTTTTTAAGGAGTTTGGATTGTTACATTTGGTTAATAAAAGGCGATTTATTGAATATACAATGTTTATTTGATAATTCAAATTCGCAAAAAGATGAAATTTTCAATTGTGCTAGGAATTTTATTCACGtgataaatagaattaaaatagagaataaggaagataatttaataatattatcgaAAGAGATTGAAGATCTACAAACATTGCAATGTAAAACAATATTGAATATATTCGATTTTACacaaattttattgaattttgat GGCAATTTCATTCCagatttctttttcaataaagATTTTTTTGAGTTAATTGCAAAATGTATAATGTGCCCACAAGTAGTAGGATTTGATTTAAAAAATCTTGAAATTACAGAAGAACTTTTCGTAATTATGGGAAACTTGTTACAGTCTATAATgcgtaaaaataatatttctttgttacaCCTACTTAAATGTGAATTATTGATATATGTGGAGAAACATATATATGATTTTGTTGTATTAGATAACATTATTTATGGTAAAAAGAATTTTACTGAACTTAAACAATATGTTCGGGGTTTAAACTTTTTGGATCGTTGTAACATCCTTAATCAATTAGATAag ATGAAAGAGTTGATCAATCGACAGGATACAGTTACACGTATTTTCAAGGCGTTAGTAAGAGAATCATTAGGAGAACTTATTTATGTAACTATAAAACCATCAGGAAAAGATTATCTAGaaattttaatggaattttcacTTATTCATTACGAG TTTTCAATGACAAGGATGTTAATTGAATTCATTGAAAATGATACAATGCTTGGATCAggtgataaaaaaattaaacatGGTGTATATTTTTTCAGTACATTTAAATGCGAGATATTTAGATACATATTAAAGGATATAGAAAAATCTATCGAAATACTTAATGATTTATTGCAACGAGATCCGTCTACTCTTCTAATGATAATGGagcaattatttctgtttgtacaACGGTATAAAAAGGAGTTCCCTGATTGTGTAGAAGTATTGGTGGATAcagttattaaaaaattcacaaTATTTGAAagtgtaataaataatttagaagATAGAagacaaaaattaataaatattcttgGTATTGCAGTCCATTTAAAGCACAAACCAATAGAAGTATCGTCTTTAAGTAAAGATTTTTATATGTGGATTCTTAATCAGCTAATGGGAAAtttagatatagaatataagatatatatccTTCATAATTTTCTGGTTTGTTTAACTGATATGACTGATACAAAACCAGAAGTACTTGTTATTTTACGTAATTTGAAGAATAATAGACTCGATGTGTGTCCAAATGATTTTTCTCAGAAGAATGTGAAAGCTTTAAAAATTACCAACTGTTTCCACAAATTGGTAATGTTATTACCAGTCACTAAATCGGTGATAGTATTTGAAACCATTATTTTATTTGCAACTGGTATTGCTAAATACCTGTGTAATGAAACAACTAATGAATATTTACAAAAGTACTTTGATTCTATTACCACTGATTACGCTGTGAAATCTTTGCAAACAGCATACAAATTATTTATGAACTTAACAAATGAAAGGTTTGATGTGTTACACAGATTTCTCTTACCATCATTTGAATTTTGCAAAACtactgaaataaataaattctttgaaacaaatattaaagaaatatatacagTTATTTGCCAAAGCTTGGTTAGAGGTACTTCAGACACAGAACAACTTATGGTATCAAAAATAGGATGTTATGATCTTGTTGCAATTATGTTTGCAAAATTACAAATCTGGGACATAGATAATGCTGAGAGTATGATTACTCGAAATGCTATTGATAATGTGGTTACTGGAAAAGAACTTTTACACAGTTTATACAGCAATGCGTTAAATGTACGTATGTTAGGGATGTATGAGCCTGAGCTTAAAGAAACAACAAGATTGTTGCATTGTTCTGCATATAATTGTTCCATAGCCATTGTATCTAATATAAAAAAGGATGAAGATGCTTATGCAAGTATTTTTATTGAGAACAGGAAAAAGGGGCAATTGATTTGGGAGAATATTGTAGATTGCCAAAAGGAATATAATTTTCAACAGACAGTTGCTGAAAATCCAAAGTATCGTAAAAGATTAGTTAATATAAGAAAGGAAATAAAACAAAGACAAGCATCTAGTCATTactcatatatatatagttatgaTTTATCTTCCTGTAGTTTAATTGAAGATATAAATGCTTACGATTTTAATGAAACCACAGTACAAAATAAACATGATAGTACTGATAAAAAGGAAAGCATGAGTTTAACATTTGAAATTGATGAATTAAATAATCATGAATGTATGGCTTCCATTTGTGGAGTTCTGAGTCACAtgatagaagaaaaaatatcTGTACCACCTACTGATAACATTATCACAGTGCCAAAGTGGTTAAAATGTTTTTTTAGTTCTATTACAACAACAAATTATGATAATGTCAGATTGTTTATGTTAAAAGTTATCTTGAATATGCAGACTGTGTTTCAGCCTTATGCAAAATTTTTCCTTCGGTCAATAATGTATGTAACATATTCATATTTGAAGAGAAaccaattaaattatattattgttGATGTTATAGAAATGTTAATTGATTGGCAAACTTCTCTTCAAAGATTAAACGATTCTACATTTGATCAGAATAAAGATGAAATTCAACAGCTATGGGAGACATTGATACAAAAGATAATAGTAACGAAAACTGAGAAAATTTCTAAATCTATTTATAATTACAACATGAACATGGTAAAAACTGTACTCGAAATATGGCATCCTTATTTGAAGCTACCTAAAAATTTAAACGATAAGATGAGTACTGCACCTGGAGCTAcagtatatttaatattaatctgTTTCATTAATGGCATGGGACCAGACATTATTCAAAGAAATGATATCTTAGAATTTCTGGAAAGATCTTTAAAAAAATGGCAGGATGATGAAGAAACAATTTTACAATGTTGTGAATGCTATGGTTTAATCTTGAAATCTTTGAACGATGATAATACATTAGCAAACAAAAGGTGCGCTATAATTGATACAATTCGAAGTATATTGAGACAGATGCAAACGAAATGCGAGAACAGACAGATGAAATGCATTCGTGCATTATGTAAAAATTACCCGATTGCGGCAATGGATTATTTTGATTTTGTTAAAAGAAGTATATTTAGAGTAGATTTTCAAGGCAAATCAAGTggtttagaaatatttttattatgcaTACCAAATTTTACTACAGATCAAATAGTGAAGGAGTTAGCTTACATGAAGCTTCATgattttttaacaaataaaattttaccCTGTGAgaaaataacattaaaaattatCCATTCTTTAGTTCATGTCCTACCTCCTCCAAATATACtgtcatttataacattagtaCCACCTTATACAAAGCATAAACTTTCTGAATACAGAAAAATCGCttatgatatatttataaatatttataagaaataCACAGGTGACAGTTCTGGAAATAATGAGATAAAGGAGTTAATGCAAATCAGCAAAGAAATATTACTTAATGGTATATTGGATCCTACTGAAACGTTACAAGAAATGATACTAAACTTTTGGACACAAGATGCAAAATTAACAAATACTTGTAAAGAAAGGTTGCTTGAAGCAGTAGATATATATACTCCCAATGCTGGTCAAAATTTCTTACCATTCATATTTTTACTTATTACAGATCTTATAAAGAAATCAAATAATTATACACAAAAGATATTTGAACCTTTACATGATTCTGATTATAAAGACTACAAAATAGCTCTCTTATGGAGGACAAAGAATTTTAGATCAAAGGCTCCGCTTTTTGTTCCATCCTTAGCTAATCAAATGAATCAAACATTCACTCAAATGAATACTACATTATCATATATGTCCTCTGATTTTACATACACGACATCGCATAATTCACAATTAATGCTTCAAGCAACTCAGGAGTTTGATTTTGAGCCGACTTACGTTAACGATACACCTATTGCAGGAGAAGATAATACATCTGAAGCATCAAAAGTACCACAACCTGCCTACAATAAAAAGTCGAAACGATTTTTAAGCAGTGCAAGTGATATTTCTGCAGCCATAAGACAGAAAgagattaaaagaaatatacagcACGCGGAAATGATAAAAGAAGAAGGCGTGCGGCAAAGAAGCAGTGTAAAATTGTATAGAAAGTATAGAATTGGTGATTTTCCAGATATTGAAATATCACATGCTACACTGATCGAACCATTGCAACAGTTAGCAAAGAATGATCAGTTGATTTGTAAAGATTTAATAGTTAATATTGTTTGCTCATTAATTGAAAACTGCAGACAGAGTAGTTTTATAGAAAAACTTGTAGACAGTATGGAACATATTATGGAAAATGAACAAAATAGTAATTCCACTATAACTgcaattttagaaatattattaaatgcttCTATAACAGATTGTTCACCAGAAATCATTACGAAGGCCTCGAGATCGAATAGTTTAAACTTTCTTGGATCACTCGTTTTAGAGGAAAATTTGATTCATGAGACAAATATTTATAGGCcacctaaaaagaaaatacgatGGGAACATGTGGATGACTCATCCTCTAAATGGTTGCTTTTAACAAATCTTTATAAATCTATGAATGATGTTGATACAGTTCTTAGTATTTTTCAAAATCATATTACAAATGAAGATATGCAA ATCGCATCATTTGCCCAAGTATCTAACAAATGGGAAAGAGCAAAGCTAGCATATGAGAAGGCTTATGGAACGGAATCAGAATTAGTGAAGGAGCATTGTCTTCAAGGCTTGTTTGAATGTCTAAGTAATTTATGCAGCTGGCATGAAATTGACAGACACATAAAGGGTAAACTTGATAGAAATTTAGACAACATTTGGAATAATCCATGGAAAGATTGGATGTTCCCCTGGGTGTTTGCTGTTCATGTCCGTAAACTGATAAATGAAGACAATACTGAGGAATTCCAAAATGATTTCAAAATCATGGAATCTTGGCTGAATGACACAACAAAGATAAAACACATGAAACGATTCTTTGGGGAAGAATGTTCGATATTTTTTTTGCATAATCAACTAGAAGTTGCTCGTGAATTTTTACTGAACTCTTCTGATGAGATAAGGGAACAATGGATCAGACTTCATCCGCTTTCCACACAATTAAGAATTTGCAAGTTACAGAAGTTGCGAATCATCAACgatgtaaataaatttataaaaattttgaaatcggCTGAATCATCGCGCGATTTAAACGAGATATTAAAATTCTGGGATAACAGTATGCCTTCATCACTAGACGCTATACTCCCATGGGATAAATTAACATCTTATAGgacttattttattaataaattacttGATGACAAATTGAAGGAATGGAATGAGAGTTTAATACAGAACGATTCAGACAGTGATCCTGATGAAAACGAAAATTCGATTATGTATAGACTGCGCACTATTACCTTTGATATGAGATTGAAGATGGTCGAGGCATCGATAAATCAGAAGAACAAATACATAGCAAAAAATTATTTACGACAAGTGGAACAAAGTATAAAAGCTTCGTCAatctttttcaataaatttttattattttgtggAAAGTTGAAATACCTGATGGGAGATATTGAAACGGACATGAAAAAAAAGCTATCATACTACTCTTCTTCTTGGAAACATTGTCACGATCTTTTACGACAAAACTCTATTATTGATACTACGATTGTTAGTAGTCGGAAGCAAATCAGTATGATAGCATCGAAGATCATAAAGTTTAGTGAGGAAAATGAAACGTTCGCAGAATTGTTAAGAGGAAATActataattttgaaagaaataaACGCTGAGAATAATGAGCTATCTGGCATTAGAAATACACTGGAAACTTATAGCTTTAATAATTTGAAAATGTGCTGTGATATGACGACTAAGAATATTAAGGAATGTTATTTCAGTCTTGCAAAGTATTGTTATGACAGACTATCGCATGGTACACATGATATTCAGTTAAGTAAAGAATTTATTCATTCTATACTGAAAGCAATGAGTTATGGATCTCTTGAGGCAGCCCACTATTTTCCCTGTTTGTTAAAACCTGAATATTTCAACGATCAAGAAACAAGggatatttttatgaaagagattgaaagtatTCAAATTTGGCTGTTTCTCTCTTGGCAAGCCCAACTATTTTCCCATTTAGGAACGTCAATTGCTCCTTTAATTATACCTGTTCTTAAACGAATTGTTGAAACTTATCCTAATGCAGTTATTTACACATTTCGTTTGACAATGGAGACAAACCCTGCTCTCTTAAATGAAACTAGTACTTATGAAATTCGACAAATCCTTTACAATAGACCGGAAATCGATCGATTCTTGACAGCGCTGCATTATGTAGTCAAACCAGAATTATATTTACGACactatttaattgaatttagaaAAAATTTATCTCTGGGAACAGCTACGGCTATAGATACATTTTTAAAGAAAGTATATCCAAATCTACGAGAGAACAAACATGATCCAAAACCAGGGAACATCTTCAATAAGATTGCatcttataaaaatatgataaaggagttagaaaataaaaaaactgAAGAAATTAAATTATGTGTGGACAGGATAAtcgaaaaaattaaaatatcacttattaaaaaagataataataaaaatagattgCAAGATTACAGTCCATGGTTGTGCAACTTTCCTGAAAGAGATGTAGAGATACCTGGTCAATATACTGGCAATAGAAAACCTATGCCTCAGTATCATGCAAAAATTTTAAAGTTTGACTCAACTATAAGAGTTATGTGGTCAATGCGCAAACCTATTCGGATTACTATGATTGGTAATGATGCAAAGGACTATCATTTTCTGACAAAATTTGGAGAAGATCTACGACAAGATCAAAGATTACAGCAGTTGTTTACCATTATGAACAAGACATTACAAATTGATACAGCTTGTAGACAAAGACAATTATCTATTGATACCTATCAG GTGATTCCCTTGTCTAAAACAGTGGGTCTTATACAATGGGTAGATAACACAAGATCTTTGCAAGAgttaataaattttacattGTCAAAGCAAGAGATAGAACAATATGATTCTATAAGTGAACTCTATCAAAAATGGATTCAAAACGTTGCTCCTTCTAAACAACTACATGAAAAATACAAGGAAGCAACAGTAAAATACAACGCCTCAGAAGTGACCACTAAAATGAACGAATTTATTGGTAAAACCGAATGGAACAGTTTACGCAAAACATTGACTGTATTATGTCCATCCATAGAAAGTTTTATTACAATGCGCCGAAATTTTATTACTTCGTATGCTACTATGTGTATTGCACATTGGATCTTAGGCATTGGTGATCGGCATTTGGAAAACACCCTTATCGTTATCGATTCAGGGCGTTGTTTAGGTATCGACTTTGGGCTAGCCTTTGATGCTGGCGTTGACCAAAGAATACCAGAATTAATGCCTTTTCGCTTAACACCCCAAATCCTAGGCTTATTGAAGCCTTTCACCGAAAAGGATCTTTTGAAAACGATAATGATACATACATTACAAGCAGTGAGAAACGAACAAGGACCTATTCTATCTTGTATGGACGTTTTTGTTCATGAACCTTTGAATTGGACTGAACACGTTAACAAAGCATTAAGAGAAAGTGAAGAAGATGTTACAG ATGTCAAATGGGTACCAATAAGAAAGATCGAAGCAGTTAAGAAGAAGTTGAATGGGATTAAACCATCTTTGATTACACTAGATCAACTAAAAGAGCAACATCATGATAAATATTTCGATAGATATTACGCTATAGTTACTGGGGATGATGACATCAAACGAACACGAGCAAAATTGAATGGCTTTTTAACTCTTGAGGAGCAG ATCGAATGTTTGCTGGATCAAGCTACCGATTTAAATATTCTGGGTCGTACGCACGTAGGATGGAAACCGTGGCTTTAA